From a region of the Fischerella sp. JS2 genome:
- the thrC gene encoding threonine synthase produces MTLSLSATTSHRQPWPGLIEQYRDYLPVSETTPVVTLLEGNTPLIPVPAIAQRIGRQVRVFVKYDGLNPTGSFKDRGMTMAISKAKEAGAKAVICASTGNTSAAAAAYARRGGMRAFVLIPDGYVALGKLAQALLYGAEVLAIQGNFDRALEIVREMAQTYPVTLVNSVNPYRLEGQKTAAFEIVDVLGNTPDWLCIPVGNAGNITAYWMGFCQYHQIGKCDRLPRMMGFQAAGAAPLVKGEPIPHPETLATAIRIGNPASWEKAVAVKSASMGNFHSVTDDEILEAYRLLASEEGIFCEPASAASIAGLLQVKDQVPTGATVVCVLTGNGLKDPDTAIKHSNSQFKQGIESEVHAVAAAMGF; encoded by the coding sequence GTGACCTTGAGCCTGTCTGCAACTACATCTCATCGCCAACCCTGGCCCGGACTTATAGAGCAGTATCGCGACTACTTGCCTGTCAGCGAAACAACACCAGTTGTCACCCTGCTGGAGGGTAACACACCTCTGATACCAGTTCCTGCGATCGCACAACGCATTGGCAGACAAGTACGTGTTTTTGTCAAATATGACGGTCTTAACCCCACTGGTAGCTTCAAAGACCGAGGCATGACAATGGCAATTTCCAAAGCCAAAGAAGCAGGGGCCAAGGCGGTTATTTGTGCGAGTACAGGCAACACCTCAGCAGCAGCAGCAGCCTATGCTCGGCGTGGGGGAATGCGTGCTTTTGTATTGATTCCCGATGGTTATGTAGCGCTGGGAAAATTGGCGCAGGCACTCTTGTATGGTGCAGAGGTACTGGCAATTCAAGGTAACTTTGACCGTGCTTTAGAAATTGTCCGGGAAATGGCCCAAACTTATCCAGTCACATTGGTGAATTCAGTTAACCCCTACCGTCTAGAAGGGCAAAAAACCGCAGCATTTGAAATAGTTGATGTTTTAGGTAACACTCCTGATTGGCTGTGCATTCCTGTGGGTAATGCGGGAAATATCACAGCATATTGGATGGGATTTTGTCAATACCATCAAATTGGGAAGTGCGATCGCCTGCCTCGAATGATGGGTTTCCAAGCAGCTGGTGCAGCACCCTTAGTAAAAGGGGAACCAATACCCCACCCAGAAACACTTGCCACAGCCATTAGAATTGGCAACCCCGCCAGTTGGGAAAAAGCAGTAGCTGTCAAATCAGCCAGTATGGGGAATTTTCACTCTGTCACCGATGACGAAATCCTTGAAGCCTATCGTCTATTGGCATCAGAAGAAGGAATTTTCTGCGAACCAGCTAGTGCTGCTTCTATAGCAGGTTTGTTGCAGGTCAAAGACCAAGTTCCCACAGGTGCAACAGTGGTTTGCGTCCTCACTGGCAATGGTTTAAAAGACCCAGATACAGCCATTAAACACAGCAACAGCCAATTTAAACAAGGTATTGAATCGGAAGTCCACGCCGTAGCTGCGGCGATGGGATTTTAA
- a CDS encoding iron uptake porin — MNETQSRVIAYLLVAVVNGLPIPAIAISTDKTGEPTESFSTSSPASLDDPMAQVRSVSQLRDVQSTDWAFGTLQSLVERYGCIAGYPNGTYRGDHPLTRYEFAAGLNACLDWINEFIAAATSDSVTREDLITLEKLQAEFATELAAVRGRVNNLEARTAEITANQFSTTTKLSGFTIVSIQARTDSRADLNPRDGKKDTDDVGTNINLINFSQLYLTSQFTPNSYLLTSLIAGNGSTAPRLSNDVYLGYEYPTNNQLSIYDLNFHWLVADNLAIMAGPQGINMPNAFRGPNRAESGAIGPLSYFAQRNPILDIGFNGGGIAVDWQFAKRASLQALYTSNTPANPGKRSGLFDGNTTTGVQLLLTPSNSFDVSLYYVNNYSADGCLLTYLGDDCLTAVNPNTDKSEPLQTNAVGTSINWQISPQLTLGGWLGYTNSYIPGKSGNVETTNYMVYLNFPDLFAKGNLGGIYFGQPPKITSSDLPVGNNVPDYINTGLGRPGGQPGTTHHLEAFYRFQVTDNISITPGIIHIWEPGHTPDSDSITIGVLRTSFTF, encoded by the coding sequence TTGAACGAAACTCAAAGTAGGGTAATTGCGTACTTATTAGTAGCGGTGGTCAACGGATTACCAATACCAGCGATCGCTATTTCCACAGACAAAACCGGAGAACCTACAGAGAGTTTTTCTACTAGTTCTCCTGCTTCCCTTGATGATCCGATGGCACAAGTGAGATCAGTATCTCAACTGCGAGATGTCCAATCTACAGATTGGGCATTCGGTACATTGCAATCTTTAGTAGAAAGATATGGTTGCATTGCAGGTTATCCCAACGGAACTTATCGTGGCGATCATCCCCTCACCCGTTATGAATTTGCTGCTGGGTTGAATGCTTGCTTAGATTGGATAAATGAATTTATCGCCGCAGCCACGAGTGATTCAGTCACTCGCGAAGATTTAATTACTTTAGAAAAATTACAAGCAGAATTTGCTACAGAATTAGCTGCTGTACGAGGTCGAGTGAATAATTTAGAAGCCCGTACTGCCGAAATTACTGCGAATCAATTCTCCACAACAACCAAACTAAGTGGTTTTACCATAGTTAGTATTCAAGCACGCACTGACAGCCGTGCTGATCTTAATCCTAGAGATGGGAAAAAAGATACAGATGATGTTGGTACAAATATCAATCTCATCAACTTTAGCCAGCTATACTTAACTAGTCAATTCACTCCTAATAGTTATCTATTGACAAGTCTGATAGCAGGTAATGGTTCGACAGCACCCAGATTAAGCAATGACGTTTATCTTGGCTACGAATACCCCACAAATAATCAGTTAAGTATATATGATTTAAATTTTCACTGGCTTGTCGCTGATAACTTAGCGATTATGGCAGGACCCCAAGGTATAAATATGCCCAATGCTTTCCGTGGCCCTAATCGAGCCGAAAGTGGAGCAATAGGGCCATTGTCATATTTTGCCCAAAGGAACCCAATTTTAGATATCGGGTTCAACGGGGGTGGTATTGCTGTTGATTGGCAATTTGCCAAACGTGCTAGTTTACAGGCTCTTTATACGAGTAACACACCAGCAAATCCTGGCAAACGCAGTGGTTTGTTTGATGGCAACACCACCACTGGCGTGCAATTATTACTGACACCGTCTAACAGTTTTGATGTCAGTTTGTATTACGTGAATAATTACTCTGCGGATGGATGTTTGCTTACTTACTTAGGTGATGATTGCCTAACAGCAGTTAACCCCAATACAGATAAATCAGAACCATTACAAACTAATGCTGTTGGTACTTCTATCAATTGGCAAATCTCACCTCAGTTGACTTTAGGTGGTTGGCTTGGTTATACCAATTCTTACATTCCAGGCAAATCAGGAAATGTAGAAACTACAAATTACATGGTGTATCTCAATTTCCCTGATTTATTTGCCAAAGGTAATTTGGGTGGAATTTATTTTGGACAGCCTCCCAAAATTACAAGTAGTGATTTACCAGTAGGAAACAATGTCCCTGATTATATAAATACAGGTTTAGGGCGTCCTGGGGGTCAGCCAGGAACAACCCATCACCTCGAAGCTTTCTACCGCTTCCAAGTAACGGATAACATCAGCATCACACCAGGAATCATTCACATCTGGGAACCTGGCCATACTCCAGATAGTGACTCAATTACAATAGGCGTGCTGCGAACTAGTTTCACTTTTTAG
- the hpnH gene encoding adenosyl-hopene transferase HpnH → MAINLQQALEVGKYIVTQRLKGRKRYPLVLMLEPLFRCNLACPGCGKIQHPTDILKRNLTPQECFAAVEECGAPIVSIPGGEPLLHPQIDEIVQGLIERKKFVYLCTNGLLLEKSLDKFQPSPYLTFSVHLDGMRDWHDHCVNRKGVFDTAVQAICAAKAKGFRVTTNTTVFEGVDRKQMQEFFDFLSTLNIDGMMISPGYSYEWASDQEHFLKREQTRALFREILAPYKAGQKNWNFNHNPLFLDFLTGEKDYECSPWGSPSYSVLGWQKPCYLLNEGHYATFDELMKDTDWNKYGRASGNPKCADCMVHCGYEPTAATDAMQPQNLVRSIGSIFG, encoded by the coding sequence ATGGCTATTAATCTTCAGCAAGCATTAGAAGTCGGCAAATATATTGTTACCCAACGTCTGAAAGGACGTAAGCGTTATCCCTTGGTTTTAATGTTGGAACCTCTGTTTCGTTGCAACCTCGCCTGTCCTGGTTGCGGCAAAATTCAACATCCCACAGATATACTCAAGCGTAACCTAACTCCACAAGAGTGTTTTGCAGCAGTAGAAGAATGTGGTGCGCCTATAGTCTCTATTCCTGGTGGGGAACCACTTCTGCATCCCCAGATTGACGAGATTGTGCAGGGATTGATTGAGCGCAAAAAGTTTGTTTACTTGTGTACTAACGGCTTGTTATTAGAAAAGAGTCTAGATAAATTTCAACCGTCACCTTATTTGACATTCAGTGTACATCTCGATGGAATGCGAGATTGGCATGATCATTGTGTGAATCGCAAAGGTGTTTTTGACACTGCTGTGCAAGCTATATGTGCTGCTAAAGCCAAAGGATTTCGTGTCACCACTAACACTACTGTTTTTGAAGGTGTTGATCGCAAACAAATGCAGGAGTTTTTTGATTTCCTGAGTACGCTCAACATTGATGGGATGATGATTTCTCCTGGTTATAGTTATGAGTGGGCAAGTGATCAAGAACATTTTCTCAAGCGAGAACAAACACGCGCTTTATTTAGAGAAATCTTAGCTCCTTACAAAGCAGGTCAGAAAAACTGGAACTTTAACCATAACCCACTATTTTTAGATTTTCTCACTGGCGAGAAAGACTATGAATGCTCACCTTGGGGTAGTCCGAGTTACAGTGTTCTAGGTTGGCAAAAACCCTGTTATTTGTTAAATGAGGGACATTATGCCACCTTTGATGAACTAATGAAAGACACAGATTGGAACAAATACGGTCGTGCTAGTGGTAATCCCAAATGTGCAGATTGTATGGTTCACTGC
- the surE gene encoding 5'/3'-nucleotidase SurE, which yields MTSASTLFCSKSEPDQDTIAIVAPTIETPSTIDDEDFFSGQPLNILLVNDDSYQAEGIKVLYEALVAAGHHVTLVAPKQQQSGKGTAIDADKIFQPTELVNYAENQWYVDGTPVVTTLAGLDYVLQDNPPDLVISGINEGENLGYGAISSGTLSAAVIALQKEIPAIAISAGIKLEEASQDYPSTQEAYKIGAKYVIDLIAQLQETQAGETLLPEGVGLNVNIPADQVVKGVSYTGFDQATSLALRFGDLPSGGQSLLLTSKSLVIGEVPELDSEGEQFLAGRITVTPIDGNWSAEADRREVISDRLSEVTILPVVKPLNILLVNDDGYQAEGIKILYEALVAAGHHVTLVAPKQQQSGKGTSINTDQLFQPIEVINYAENQWYVDSTPVVTTKAGLDYILPDNPPDLVISGINQGENIGLSAVSSGTLSAAVTAVLENVPSIAVSAGIKLEEAQQSYPSTQKAYKVGAEYIVNLIAQLQATQGEDASILPTGIGLNVNIPAVDDIQGVSVTEFDQATSLGFRFGNLPPIFGEGQGLLLVPGTSSDNPNPISEGEQFLAGYITVTPFDGDWGSKHSDRQLLAADLSQVLLGDADDPAIWVNPNNSEQSLIIATLKDGGLITFNLDGSVNQDLTVRPYGDERYNNVDLIYGFNLNGKIVDLAIASDRQNDTLVIWAIDPETRQLTEVTAADLSDHTASIFGIDDGEQTAYGVATYISPSSGDAYVFVSQRENNQIAQLELIANPDGTVSAKTVRTLSVPDNELENPQFEGMVVDQELGDLYAAQEQRGIWKFLAQPNADPTGELIEAVTPEGNVITPDAEGLTIYYGANRTGYLIASSQGDSTFAVFRREGENEYLGSVVIDNGNDIDGVQESDGAAVINTPLGSEFPYGLLVVHDGNNEPPVLVEDDGEIENINTNFKYIDWREFAIAFENPLDIDPISYDPRHPGSNFLITANILGTDEDDRLFGRKINERLLGEAGNDLLFGYAGNDILLGGDGNDFLNGGKGDDTLSGGDDRDVFFLSLEQSQDVITDFTVGEDLLALSKGLTFSNLAIAQDHNNTLISIAGNCDILATLTGVQANTITRGSFITL from the coding sequence ATGACTTCTGCTTCTACCCTCTTTTGCTCAAAGTCTGAACCAGATCAAGACACTATAGCTATTGTCGCTCCTACCATAGAAACACCATCAACCATTGATGATGAAGACTTTTTCTCAGGGCAACCTCTCAATATTCTGTTGGTAAACGATGACAGTTACCAGGCAGAAGGCATTAAAGTTCTCTACGAAGCACTTGTAGCAGCTGGACATCATGTCACCTTAGTTGCACCTAAGCAGCAGCAAAGTGGTAAAGGAACCGCTATCGACGCAGACAAAATTTTTCAGCCTACTGAGCTTGTTAACTATGCGGAAAACCAGTGGTATGTTGATGGCACACCAGTTGTAACTACTCTGGCAGGATTAGATTATGTCCTGCAAGATAATCCGCCTGATTTAGTCATTTCTGGGATCAACGAGGGTGAAAACCTCGGTTATGGTGCGATTTCTTCTGGAACACTCAGCGCCGCAGTTATAGCCTTACAAAAGGAAATTCCGGCGATCGCTATCAGTGCAGGCATCAAGTTAGAAGAAGCGAGTCAGGATTATCCTAGCACCCAAGAGGCTTATAAGATCGGTGCTAAGTATGTGATTGATTTAATTGCTCAACTCCAAGAGACTCAAGCGGGTGAAACCCTACTTCCAGAAGGTGTGGGATTAAATGTGAATATCCCTGCTGATCAAGTCGTCAAGGGTGTTTCCTACACTGGTTTTGATCAAGCTACGAGTTTGGCATTACGCTTTGGTGATTTACCCAGTGGAGGACAAAGCTTGTTGTTAACCTCAAAGTCACTCGTGATTGGGGAAGTACCTGAGCTTGATTCTGAAGGCGAGCAATTCTTGGCAGGACGAATTACTGTTACACCCATAGATGGTAATTGGAGTGCTGAGGCAGATCGTCGGGAAGTAATAAGCGATCGCCTTAGTGAGGTGACTATTTTGCCTGTTGTGAAACCACTCAACATTTTGTTGGTGAATGACGACGGCTACCAGGCAGAAGGTATTAAGATTCTCTACGAAGCGCTAGTGGCAGCTGGACACCATGTGACGCTGGTTGCACCTAAGCAACAACAAAGTGGCAAAGGCACTTCTATCAATACAGATCAACTTTTTCAACCGATTGAAGTTATCAACTATGCCGAAAACCAGTGGTATGTAGATAGTACACCAGTTGTCACTACTAAGGCTGGATTAGATTACATTTTGCCAGACAATCCACCAGATTTAGTGATCTCTGGTATTAACCAGGGTGAAAACATTGGTTTGTCGGCTGTGTCGTCAGGAACACTGAGTGCGGCTGTGACTGCTGTTTTAGAAAATGTACCTTCTATTGCTGTCAGTGCAGGTATCAAGTTAGAGGAAGCGCAGCAAAGCTACCCTAGCACTCAGAAAGCATACAAAGTTGGTGCTGAATACATTGTTAACCTGATTGCTCAACTCCAGGCTACCCAAGGAGAGGATGCCAGCATCTTACCCACAGGTATTGGTCTGAATGTCAATATTCCGGCAGTTGATGATATTCAAGGTGTGTCTGTAACAGAGTTTGACCAAGCAACTAGTTTAGGATTTCGTTTTGGCAACCTGCCCCCCATTTTCGGTGAGGGACAGGGCTTGTTATTAGTTCCTGGTACTTCTAGTGACAATCCTAACCCTATTTCTGAAGGTGAGCAATTTTTAGCAGGTTATATTACAGTCACGCCATTCGATGGTGACTGGGGTAGCAAACACAGCGATCGCCAACTGCTGGCGGCAGACTTATCTCAGGTACTCCTTGGTGATGCAGATGACCCTGCTATCTGGGTAAATCCCAATAATTCAGAACAGAGCTTAATTATTGCCACACTTAAAGATGGTGGACTGATTACTTTTAATTTAGATGGTAGTGTCAACCAAGATTTGACAGTCCGTCCCTATGGTGATGAACGCTACAACAACGTAGATTTAATTTACGGCTTTAACCTGAATGGAAAGATAGTGGATCTAGCAATTGCTAGCGATCGCCAAAATGATACTTTAGTGATTTGGGCGATTGACCCGGAAACTCGCCAACTTACCGAAGTTACTGCTGCTGACCTCAGTGATCATACTGCTTCGATATTTGGGATTGATGATGGTGAACAAACTGCCTATGGTGTTGCTACCTATATTAGTCCTAGTTCTGGCGATGCTTACGTATTTGTCAGCCAACGGGAAAATAACCAGATTGCTCAACTAGAACTGATTGCTAACCCAGATGGCACAGTCAGCGCCAAGACTGTCCGTACACTCTCGGTACCTGACAATGAACTAGAGAATCCCCAATTTGAGGGTATGGTTGTTGACCAAGAATTAGGTGATCTCTACGCAGCACAAGAACAACGTGGTATCTGGAAGTTTTTAGCACAACCCAATGCTGATCCGACTGGTGAGTTGATTGAAGCAGTAACACCAGAAGGAAATGTGATTACACCAGATGCAGAAGGTCTGACAATTTATTACGGTGCTAATCGTACGGGATATTTGATCGCTTCTAGTCAAGGTGATAGCACTTTTGCGGTATTTAGGCGTGAAGGTGAAAATGAGTACTTGGGTAGTGTTGTGATTGATAATGGTAATGACATCGATGGAGTGCAAGAATCCGACGGTGCAGCAGTGATTAACACTCCCCTTGGTTCTGAATTCCCTTATGGTTTGTTAGTAGTGCATGACGGTAACAACGAACCACCTGTGCTAGTAGAAGATGACGGGGAAATTGAAAATATTAATACCAACTTCAAGTATATAGACTGGCGTGAATTTGCGATCGCCTTTGAGAACCCTTTAGACATTGATCCCATCAGCTACGATCCTCGCCATCCCGGTTCAAATTTTTTAATTACAGCCAATATACTAGGAACCGATGAGGACGATCGCTTGTTTGGAAGAAAAATCAATGAAAGACTACTAGGCGAAGCAGGTAACGATTTGCTCTTTGGCTATGCTGGTAATGACATTCTCTTAGGTGGAGATGGTAACGATTTCCTCAATGGCGGCAAAGGAGATGATACATTGAGTGGAGGCGATGACCGAGATGTGTTTTTCTTATCCCTAGAGCAAAGTCAAGATGTGATTACTGACTTTACCGTCGGCGAAGATTTACTCGCTTTGTCAAAAGGACTCACCTTCAGTAATCTAGCGATCGCTCAAGATCATAACAATACTCTAATTAGTATCGCTGGCAATTGTGACATTCTAGCTACTCTGACTGGTGTTCAGGCAAATACCATCACTCGTGGAAGTTTTATAACTCTTTAG